One Triplophysa dalaica isolate WHDGS20190420 chromosome 1, ASM1584641v1, whole genome shotgun sequence DNA segment encodes these proteins:
- the chrm4a gene encoding muscarinic acetylcholine receptor M4, with product MNVTNSTGAEGLAPWNFNGSLSNLSSDGNLSCDSSSANGSCTVVEANAENPYKTVEMVFIALVTGSLSFVTVVGNILVMLSIKVNRHLQTVNNYFLFSLACADLIIGAFSMNLYAVYIIKGYWPLGPVVCDLWLALDYVVSNASVMNLLIISFDRYFCVTKPLSYPTRRTTKMAGLMIASAWILSFILWAPAILFWQFIVGERTVEPGECYIQFLSNPAVTFGTAIAAFYLPVVIMTVLYVHISLASRSRVSKQKPEAKKEKKPSSLLKSHILKQNNNNQSLPKPSLESCSTQDTMKNGKLDESVVSTKADSCVHPEEKESSNDSSTASIAPKEPKERANSEVTSDAGLTPAPAPLSKPNPKSKWSKIKIVTKQAGDECITAIEIVPPNSTGERRSIPVNRTRTVARKFASIARSQVKRKRQMAAREKKVTKTIFAILLAFIITWTPYNVMVLISTFCQSCVPDTVWAIGYWLCYVNSTINPACYALCNATFKKTFKNLLMCQYKNIGTR from the coding sequence GCTCATTGAGCAACCTGTCAAGTGATGGCAACCTCAGCTGTGACAGCAGCAGTGCCAATGGCTCATGTACTGTGGTTGAGGCTAATGCCGAGAACCCCTACAAGACGGTGGAGATGGTTTTCATTGCACTGGTAACAGGATCTCTCAGTTTTGTCACTGTCGTGGGCAACATCCTTGTCATGCTCTCCATCAAGGTCAACAGGCACCTTCAGACCGTCAACAACTACTTCCTTTTCAGCCTGGCCTGTGCGGATCTCATCATCGGCGCATTCTCCATGAACCTTTATGCAGTCTACATCATCAAAGGTTACTGGCCACTCGGTCCTGTAGTGTGTGACCTATGGCTAGCATTGGATTATGTGGTCAGCAACGCCTCTGTTATGAACCTGCTGATCATCAGCTTCGACCGCTACTTTTGCGTGACCAAACCCTTAAGTTATCCCACACGCCGAACCACTAAAATGGCAGGGCTTATGATCGCTTCTGCCTGGATTCTGTCGTTCATCCTCTGGGCTCCCGCTATCCTGTTCTGGCAGTTCATCGTAGGAGAACGGACCGTGGAACCTGGTGAATGCTACATCCAGTTCCTGTCCAACCCCGCTGTCACGTTCGGCACGGCTATAGCTGCATTCTACCTGCCTGTGGTCATCATGACAGTGCTGTACGTGCACATCTCTCTGGCCAGCCGTAGCCGTGTGTCCAAGCAGAAACCAGAAGCCAAAAAGGAAAAGAAGCCAAGCAGTCTCCTCAAGAGTCACATCTTAAAGCAGAACAACAACAACCAGTCTCTTCCCAAGCCCAGCTTGGAATCGTGTTCAACACAAGACACCATGAAGAACGGGAAACTGGATGAGTCTGTGGTGTCTACTAAAGCCGACTCCTGTGTGCACCCAGAAGAAAAAGAGAGCTCCAATGACTCCAGCACTGCCAGCATAGCACCTAAAGAGCCCAAAGAGAGGGCAAACAGCGAGGTTACGTCAGACGCCGGTCTGACACCTGCGCCGGCACCTTTGTCTAAACCCAATCCTAAATCCAAGTGGTCCAAGATTAAGATTGTTACCAAACAGGCAGGAGACGAGTGCATCACAGCCATTGAGATTGTCCCACCCAACAGTACAGGCGAGAGGCGGTCCATCCCTGTGAACCGTACCCGTACGGTGGCCCGGAAGTTTGCTAGCATCGCTCGCAGCCAGGTGAAGAGGAAACGGCAGATGGCAGCTCGAGAGAAGAAAGTGACAAAGACAATCTTTGCTATCCTGTTGGCTTTCATCATCACGTGGACGCCGTACAACGTGATGGTCTTAATCAGCACATTCTGTCAGTCTTGTGTTCCAGACACGGTTTGGGCTATTGGCTACTGGCTCTGTTATGTCAACAGTACCATCAACCCTGCTTGCTATGCACTTTGTAACGCCACGTTTAAAAAGACCTTTAAAAACCTTCTCATGTGCCAATATAAGAATATTGGGACCAGATGA
- the mdka gene encoding midkine a has translation MKMRGLFSTLLVVLVALMIVTSEAGKNKKEKSKNGKGGGDCTEWRFGTCVANNGDCGVGIREGTCNEQTKKVKCKVPCNWKKDFGADCKYKFGKWGECDVATSKKSRSGTLHKALYNVDCQQTISVSKPCTTKVKNKPKGKKGKGKGN, from the exons ATGAA AATGCGTGGCTTGTTTTCCACCCTTCTCGTGGTGCTCGTGGCCTTAATGATCGTCACATCAGAGGCTGGAAAAAACAAGAAAG agaaaAGTAAGAATGGTAAGGGAGGTGGAGATTGTACAGAGTGGCGCTTTGGCACCTGTGTGGCCAATAATGGAGACTGTGGAGTTGGCATTAGGGAGGGCACCTGTAATGAGCAGACCAAGAAAGTCAAATGCAAGGTGCCCTGCAACTGGAAGAAAGACTTTGGAG CTGATTGCAAGTATAAGTTTGGTAAATGGGGTGAGTGTGATGTAGCCACAAGCAAAAAGAGCCGTTCTGGGACGCTGCATAAGGCTCTCTATAATGTTGACTGTCAGCAAACCATCTCTGTCTCCAAACCCTGCACCACCAAGGTCAAAAACAAACCCAAAG GAAAGAAAGGAAAGGGTAAAGGGAACTAA